From Streptomyces sp. 6-11-2, one genomic window encodes:
- a CDS encoding class III extradiol dioxygenase subunit B-like domain-containing protein yields the protein MLVAAAVCPCPPLLVPELAAGAAPELDSARAACTDALGVLAAARPDLLVVVGPAEASGHGVFPEGTRGSFRGFGVDLEVRLGRDTGTGAGGELPPSLSVAAWLLERTGWSDAPVEGLGVGESSAPERCAAAGRGLAARAGRVALLVMGDASARRTLKAPGYLDERAEPFDAGIARALGEADTPALLALGLEPAHELKASGRAPWQVLAGAAEGAGLSGTLLHDDAPYGVGYLVAAWS from the coding sequence ATGCTTGTCGCCGCCGCTGTCTGCCCCTGCCCGCCCCTCCTCGTGCCCGAGCTCGCCGCGGGAGCCGCACCCGAGCTGGACTCCGCCCGGGCCGCCTGCACGGACGCGCTGGGCGTGCTCGCCGCCGCCCGGCCCGACCTGCTGGTGGTCGTCGGACCCGCCGAGGCCTCCGGGCACGGCGTTTTCCCGGAGGGCACCCGGGGCTCGTTCCGCGGCTTCGGCGTGGACCTGGAGGTACGGCTCGGCCGGGACACGGGCACCGGGGCCGGGGGCGAGTTGCCGCCCTCGCTCTCCGTCGCCGCCTGGCTGCTGGAGCGCACCGGCTGGTCCGACGCCCCGGTCGAGGGACTCGGTGTGGGGGAGTCGTCGGCACCCGAGCGGTGTGCGGCGGCCGGCCGGGGCCTCGCCGCGCGGGCAGGCCGCGTGGCGCTGCTGGTGATGGGCGACGCCAGCGCGCGGCGCACGCTCAAGGCGCCGGGCTATCTCGACGAACGGGCCGAACCCTTCGACGCGGGCATCGCCCGCGCACTGGGGGAGGCCGACACGCCGGCTCTCCTGGCGCTCGGCCTGGAGCCGGCGCACGAACTGAAGGCCTCGGGCCGGGCCCCGTGGCAGGTGCTGGCCGGCGCGGCCGAGGGTGCCGGTCTCTCCGGCACGCTGCTCCACGACGACGCGCCGTACGGAGTGGGGTACCTGGTCGCGGCCTGGTCGTGA
- the miaB gene encoding tRNA (N6-isopentenyl adenosine(37)-C2)-methylthiotransferase MiaB, whose product MTSSSDRSPAVDVQGPKSYEIRTYGCQMNVHDSERLAGLLEDAGYVRAPEGADGDADVVVFNTCAVRENADNRLYGNLGHLAPQKAKRPGMQIAVGGCLAQKDRDTIVKRAPWVDVVFGTHNIGKLPVLLERARVQQEAQVEIAESLEAFPSTLPTRRESAYAAWVSISVGCNNTCTFCIVPALRGKEKDRRPGDILAEVEALVAEGVSEITLLGQNVNAYGSDIGDREAFSKLLRACGNIDGLERVRFTSPHPRDFTDDVIAAMAATPNVMPQLHMPLQSGSDTVLKAMRRSYRQERYLGIIEKVRAAIPHAAITTDIIVGFPGETEEDFEQTLHVVREARFAQAFTFQYSKRPGTPAAEMENQIPKEVVQARYERLVALQEEISWEENKQQVGRTLELMVAEGEGRKDGATHRLSGRAPDNRLVHFTKPEQDVRPGDVVTVEITYAAPHHLLAEGPVLDVRRTRAGDAWEKRNAAEAAQPAGVMLGLPKVGVPEPLPAAANSGCGCD is encoded by the coding sequence ATGACCAGCAGCAGCGACCGGAGCCCCGCAGTGGATGTTCAAGGACCCAAGAGCTACGAGATCCGCACCTACGGGTGTCAGATGAACGTCCACGACTCCGAGCGGCTGGCGGGCCTGCTCGAGGACGCCGGCTACGTGCGGGCGCCGGAAGGGGCGGACGGCGACGCGGACGTCGTCGTCTTCAACACCTGCGCCGTCCGGGAGAACGCCGACAACCGGCTGTACGGCAACCTGGGGCACCTCGCGCCGCAGAAGGCGAAGCGGCCCGGGATGCAGATCGCGGTCGGCGGCTGCCTGGCGCAGAAGGACCGGGACACCATCGTGAAGAGGGCGCCCTGGGTGGACGTCGTCTTCGGCACGCACAACATCGGCAAGCTGCCCGTCCTGCTGGAGCGCGCCCGCGTGCAGCAGGAGGCGCAGGTCGAGATCGCCGAGTCCCTGGAGGCGTTCCCCTCCACGCTGCCGACGCGGCGCGAGAGCGCGTACGCGGCCTGGGTCTCGATCTCCGTCGGCTGCAACAACACCTGCACGTTCTGCATCGTCCCCGCGCTGCGCGGCAAGGAGAAGGACCGCCGTCCCGGCGACATCCTCGCCGAGGTCGAGGCCCTGGTCGCCGAGGGCGTCTCCGAGATCACGCTGCTCGGCCAGAACGTCAACGCCTACGGTTCCGACATCGGGGACCGCGAGGCGTTCAGCAAGCTGCTGCGGGCCTGCGGGAACATCGACGGCCTGGAGCGGGTCCGCTTCACCTCGCCGCACCCGCGCGACTTCACCGACGACGTGATCGCCGCGATGGCCGCGACCCCGAACGTCATGCCGCAGCTGCACATGCCGCTCCAGTCCGGCTCCGACACGGTGCTGAAGGCGATGCGCCGCTCCTACCGGCAGGAGCGCTACCTCGGGATCATCGAGAAGGTCCGCGCCGCCATCCCGCACGCCGCGATCACCACCGACATCATCGTGGGCTTCCCCGGCGAGACCGAGGAGGACTTCGAACAGACGCTGCACGTCGTGCGCGAGGCGCGCTTCGCGCAGGCGTTCACCTTCCAGTACTCCAAGCGTCCGGGCACCCCGGCCGCCGAGATGGAGAACCAGATCCCCAAGGAGGTCGTCCAGGCGCGCTACGAGCGGCTGGTCGCGCTCCAGGAGGAGATCTCCTGGGAGGAGAACAAGCAGCAGGTCGGCCGCACGCTGGAGCTCATGGTCGCCGAGGGCGAGGGCCGCAAGGACGGTGCCACCCACCGTCTCTCCGGCCGCGCCCCCGACAACCGCCTGGTCCACTTCACCAAGCCCGAGCAGGACGTGCGCCCCGGCGACGTGGTCACGGTCGAGATCACCTACGCCGCCCCGCACCACCTCCTCGCCGAGGGCCCGGTGCTCGACGTGCGGCGCACGCGCGCGGGTGACGCGTGGGAGAAGCGCAACGCCGCCGAGGCCGCCCAGCCGGCCGGTGTCATGCTCGGCCTGCCGAAGGTGGGGGTGCCCGAGCCGCTGCCGGCCGCCGCCAACAGCGGCTGCGGCTGCGACTGA
- a CDS encoding glycosyltransferase family 87 protein, producing the protein MTELRDALRAPAPDVPPTAVLRAWLLRPAGPVPVALLAVVLFARAARVAVVFARGGMDNAFVVHAGQIWLGGGAPYADRRFLYLPSAVLFAAGQAALPVAVVRVAAPLACVVLITGGWWCAVRLFRVPACSRFAVLGLLGLVLCWAPVGHLVNLGNWTAVSALALPLALLLADRGRWDLAGVVLGLSVAVKPLLLPVVVLLVLARRWRALAWMVAVPLALSLGAALIMPDPGGFFTRTLPFLLKGGDGLMRPFDSSLPAVLPRLGLPPVPAEAVALAAAAAGVLCARLRWLRADPGPARLADTAALLMLASYLVSRPSYDHYLVAVVPLLVAGALEADSVTRSPWFWVALVPQVPQFTFPYLDASTRRAFKDAATLSALALVLAVRCARSSPRWPAGSDVGSPRQAPSGTQPCRRSTADTSGAT; encoded by the coding sequence GTGACGGAGCTTCGTGACGCCCTGCGGGCACCCGCGCCGGACGTGCCCCCGACCGCGGTGCTGCGCGCATGGCTGCTGCGGCCGGCCGGACCCGTCCCGGTCGCCCTCCTCGCCGTCGTCCTGTTCGCCCGCGCCGCGCGCGTGGCCGTCGTGTTCGCCCGGGGAGGCATGGACAACGCCTTCGTCGTCCATGCCGGGCAGATCTGGCTGGGCGGTGGCGCTCCGTACGCCGACCGGCGCTTCCTGTACCTGCCGAGTGCCGTGCTGTTCGCCGCCGGGCAGGCCGCGCTGCCGGTTGCCGTGGTGCGCGTCGCCGCGCCGCTGGCCTGCGTGGTCCTGATCACGGGCGGCTGGTGGTGTGCGGTGCGCCTGTTCCGGGTGCCGGCGTGCAGCCGGTTCGCGGTGCTGGGACTGCTGGGGCTGGTGCTGTGCTGGGCGCCCGTCGGCCACCTGGTGAACCTGGGGAACTGGACGGCGGTCAGCGCCCTGGCGTTGCCGCTGGCGCTGCTGCTGGCCGACCGGGGCCGCTGGGACCTGGCCGGGGTGGTCCTGGGCCTCTCGGTGGCGGTGAAGCCGCTGCTGCTGCCCGTGGTCGTCCTGCTGGTGCTGGCCCGGCGGTGGCGGGCGCTGGCCTGGATGGTGGCGGTGCCCCTGGCCCTGTCGCTGGGCGCGGCCCTGATCATGCCGGACCCGGGCGGCTTCTTCACCCGCACCCTGCCCTTCCTGCTCAAGGGCGGGGACGGTCTGATGCGGCCGTTCGACTCCTCCCTGCCGGCCGTGCTGCCGCGGCTGGGGCTGCCGCCCGTCCCGGCCGAGGCCGTGGCCCTGGCCGCGGCGGCGGCCGGTGTGCTCTGCGCCCGGCTGCGCTGGCTGCGCGCCGATCCCGGTCCGGCACGGCTCGCGGACACGGCCGCGCTGCTGATGCTGGCCTCCTACCTGGTGTCCCGGCCGTCCTACGACCACTACCTGGTCGCCGTGGTGCCGCTGCTGGTCGCCGGGGCGCTGGAGGCGGACTCGGTGACGCGTTCGCCGTGGTTCTGGGTCGCGCTCGTCCCGCAGGTGCCCCAGTTCACCTTCCCGTACCTGGACGCCTCGACCCGCAGGGCGTTCAAGGACGCGGCCACGCTGTCCGCGCTCGCGCTGGTGCTCGCCGTGCGGTGCGCCCGGTCCTCACCGCGGTGGCCCGCCGGCTCGGACGTAGGCAGCCCGCGTCAGGCGCCGTCGGGGACCCAGCCCTGCCGGCGCAGCACGGCCGACACGTCGGGCGCCACGTAG
- a CDS encoding MazG nucleotide pyrophosphohydrolase domain-containing protein, which translates to MSSSPADLVREFHRAFGLDARPTPTRVPPELAAHRGELLAEEAAEVAEVSVGGPLDRLAHELADVVYVAYGTALVHGIDLDEVIAEIHRANMTKLGPDGRVARRADGKVLKGEHYVAPDVSAVLRRQGWVPDGA; encoded by the coding sequence ATGAGTTCCTCGCCCGCCGATCTGGTCCGTGAGTTCCACCGTGCCTTCGGGCTCGACGCCCGCCCCACGCCCACCCGGGTGCCGCCGGAGCTCGCCGCGCACCGCGGGGAACTGCTCGCGGAGGAGGCGGCCGAGGTCGCGGAGGTCTCGGTCGGCGGCCCGCTCGACCGGCTCGCGCACGAGCTGGCGGACGTCGTGTACGTGGCGTACGGCACCGCCCTGGTGCACGGCATCGACCTCGACGAGGTGATCGCCGAGATCCACCGCGCCAACATGACCAAGCTCGGCCCGGACGGCCGGGTCGCCCGCCGCGCCGACGGCAAGGTGCTCAAGGGAGAGCACTACGTGGCGCCCGACGTGTCGGCCGTGCTGCGCCGGCAGGGCTGGGTCCCCGACGGCGCCTGA
- a CDS encoding TAXI family TRAP transporter solute-binding subunit produces MPKPFPRIGRRRGLQGTAAGVVVLGLLLWWLLPLGEAPPSGTITFSTGTLRGVYQEYGVRLRTAFAKDMPDLKVRLLTSDGSQENVARVATGRADFTIAAADAVETYEVNHGPGAAGLRGVARLYDDYVQLVVPSDSHIRSVSDLRGKRVSVGPPESGVRLIAERVLRTAGIDPETDIRPMGDGIGTAPDRLRRGELDAFFWSGGLPTDGLRRLAEKFAFRFVPIEAELVARLHAEGGATRYYRATNMPESAYPSVQKGATVPTIAVSNVLMTRKDMDPRLTEWVTRTVIKSRDGIGAHVHSAQLVDLRTAIYTDPLALHEGARRYYRSVKP; encoded by the coding sequence ATGCCAAAGCCGTTCCCCCGCATCGGACGACGTCGTGGCCTCCAGGGCACGGCCGCCGGGGTCGTGGTCCTCGGGCTGCTGCTGTGGTGGCTGCTGCCCCTGGGCGAAGCCCCGCCGAGCGGGACGATCACCTTCAGCACGGGGACCCTGCGCGGGGTCTACCAGGAGTACGGCGTGCGGCTGCGCACCGCGTTCGCCAAGGACATGCCCGATCTGAAGGTGCGGCTGCTGACCAGCGACGGCTCGCAGGAGAACGTCGCGCGGGTGGCGACCGGCCGGGCCGACTTCACCATCGCCGCGGCGGACGCGGTGGAGACGTACGAGGTGAACCACGGCCCGGGCGCCGCGGGGCTGCGCGGTGTGGCCCGCCTCTACGACGACTACGTGCAGCTCGTCGTCCCCAGCGACTCGCACATCCGCTCCGTGTCGGACCTGCGCGGCAAGCGGGTGTCGGTCGGGCCGCCGGAGTCCGGTGTCCGGCTGATAGCCGAGCGGGTGCTCAGGACGGCCGGGATCGACCCGGAGACGGACATCCGCCCGATGGGCGACGGCATCGGCACCGCTCCGGACCGGCTGCGGCGGGGCGAGCTCGACGCGTTCTTCTGGTCGGGCGGGCTGCCGACGGACGGTCTGCGGCGGCTGGCCGAGAAGTTCGCGTTCCGTTTCGTGCCGATCGAGGCCGAGCTGGTGGCCAGGCTGCACGCCGAGGGCGGCGCCACACGCTACTACCGCGCCACCAACATGCCGGAGTCGGCGTACCCGTCGGTCCAGAAGGGCGCGACCGTGCCGACGATCGCCGTGTCCAACGTGCTGATGACGCGCAAGGACATGGACCCGAGGCTGACGGAATGGGTGACCCGCACCGTCATCAAGAGCCGCGACGGCATCGGCGCGCACGTCCACTCCGCCCAACTGGTCGACCTGCGCACCGCGATCTACACCGACCCACTGGCCCTGCACGAGGGCGCGCGGCGCTACTACCGTTCGGTCAAGCCGTAG
- a CDS encoding HAMP domain-containing sensor histidine kinase, with the protein MSSRLLPLLIVLMAAVLLALGVPLAVSVAGAEQQKAVVDRIDDAARFAALAQFVTDGTSGPRRTVPDERLETLRRELGSYHGVYGIRAGVFYRTGIPMANAPADWSLPAFGEVRDAFDEALLSRRSHDPEQVWPWQRHRLVVASPVIRDGDVVAVVVTDSPTGQMRSRTVHGWLLIGTGEIAAMLLAVGAALRLTGWVLRPVRILDATTHDIATGRLKSRVAAAGGPPELRRLARSFNEMADNVEDVLEQQRAFVADASHQLRNPLSALLLRIELLAIELPEDNEEIASVRTEGKRLAQVLDDLLDLALAEHAEPDLKLIDIGELAAERVAAWAPAAEAKGVRLVGDCPATTGWADPVALSSALDAVIDNAVKFTPGGERVEVTVSFDRDTSTIVVADHGPGLTDEEIARVGDRFWRSGRHQNINGSGLGLSISRALLAAGGGSISYVRHREEEPRGLRVTVAVPRSVPTA; encoded by the coding sequence GTGAGTTCACGTCTGCTGCCGCTGCTCATCGTCCTGATGGCGGCCGTCCTGCTCGCCCTCGGCGTCCCGCTCGCCGTCAGCGTCGCCGGAGCCGAGCAGCAGAAGGCGGTCGTGGACCGCATCGACGACGCCGCGCGTTTCGCCGCCCTGGCCCAGTTCGTCACCGACGGGACCAGCGGTCCCCGACGCACGGTCCCGGACGAGCGGTTGGAGACCCTCCGCCGCGAACTCGGCAGCTACCACGGGGTCTACGGCATCCGGGCCGGCGTCTTCTACCGGACCGGCATCCCGATGGCCAACGCCCCGGCCGACTGGTCGCTGCCCGCGTTCGGCGAGGTCCGCGACGCCTTCGACGAGGCACTGCTGAGCCGGCGCAGCCACGACCCGGAACAGGTCTGGCCCTGGCAGCGCCACCGGCTCGTCGTCGCCTCCCCCGTGATCCGGGACGGTGACGTCGTCGCGGTCGTCGTCACCGACTCGCCGACCGGGCAGATGCGTTCGCGGACCGTGCACGGCTGGCTGCTCATCGGCACCGGCGAGATCGCCGCGATGCTGCTCGCCGTCGGCGCGGCACTGCGGCTGACCGGATGGGTGCTCAGACCCGTGCGGATCCTCGACGCCACCACCCACGACATCGCCACAGGGCGGCTGAAGTCCCGGGTGGCGGCCGCCGGCGGTCCGCCCGAACTGCGGCGGCTCGCCCGGTCGTTCAACGAGATGGCGGACAACGTCGAGGACGTGCTGGAACAGCAGCGCGCCTTCGTCGCCGACGCCTCGCACCAGTTGCGCAATCCGCTCTCCGCGCTGCTGCTGCGCATCGAACTGCTCGCGATCGAACTGCCCGAGGACAACGAGGAGATCGCCTCCGTGCGCACCGAGGGCAAACGCCTCGCCCAGGTCCTGGACGACCTGCTCGACCTGGCGCTCGCCGAGCACGCGGAACCGGATCTGAAGCTCATCGACATCGGGGAGCTGGCCGCCGAGCGGGTGGCGGCCTGGGCGCCGGCCGCCGAGGCCAAGGGGGTGCGGCTGGTCGGCGACTGCCCGGCCACCACGGGCTGGGCCGACCCCGTGGCACTGTCGTCCGCGCTGGACGCGGTGATCGACAACGCGGTGAAGTTCACGCCGGGCGGCGAGCGCGTGGAGGTGACGGTCTCCTTCGACCGCGACACGTCGACGATCGTGGTCGCCGACCACGGCCCCGGCCTGACCGACGAGGAGATCGCCCGCGTCGGCGACCGCTTCTGGCGCAGCGGACGCCACCAGAACATCAACGGCTCCGGCCTCGGCCTGTCCATCTCCCGCGCGCTGCTCGCGGCGGGCGGCGGCTCGATCTCCTACGTCCGGCACCGGGAGGAGGAGCCGCGCGGACTGCGGGTGACGGTGGCCGTGCCGAGGTCGGTGCCTACGGCTTGA
- a CDS encoding response regulator transcription factor, whose product MRLLLVEDDNHVAAALSAVLARHGYDVTHARSGEEALQALVPESASFGVVLLDLGLPDQDGYEVCARIRKRTSIPVIMVTARSDVRSRIHGLNLGADDYVVKPYDTGELLARIHAVSRRTAHEDANAGGESTLRLGAVHIELPTRQVSVDGVVVQLTRKEFDLLALLAQRPGVVFRREQIISEVWQTSWEGTGRTLEVHVASLRSKLRTPALIETVRGVGYRLVAPAA is encoded by the coding sequence ATGCGACTGCTCCTCGTCGAGGACGACAACCACGTCGCCGCCGCCCTGTCCGCGGTCCTGGCGCGGCACGGGTACGACGTCACGCACGCCCGCAGCGGCGAGGAGGCCCTCCAGGCGCTCGTCCCCGAGAGCGCCTCCTTCGGCGTGGTCCTGCTCGACCTGGGCCTGCCCGACCAGGACGGCTACGAGGTCTGCGCCAGGATCCGCAAGCGCACCAGCATCCCCGTGATCATGGTCACCGCCCGCTCCGACGTCCGCTCCCGCATCCACGGCCTGAACCTCGGCGCCGACGACTACGTGGTGAAGCCCTACGACACCGGCGAACTGCTCGCCCGTATCCACGCCGTCAGCCGCCGCACCGCCCACGAGGACGCGAACGCCGGCGGCGAGAGCACGCTGCGCCTGGGCGCCGTGCACATCGAACTGCCCACCCGGCAGGTCAGCGTGGACGGCGTGGTCGTCCAGCTCACCCGCAAGGAGTTCGACCTGCTCGCGCTGCTCGCCCAGCGCCCCGGGGTGGTCTTCCGGCGGGAGCAGATCATCAGCGAGGTGTGGCAGACCAGTTGGGAGGGCACCGGACGGACCCTGGAGGTGCATGTCGCCTCCCTGCGCTCCAAGCTGCGCACACCGGCGCTCATCGAGACCGTACGCGGCGTCGGTTACCGCCTCGTCGCCCCGGCCGCCTAG
- a CDS encoding amino acid ABC transporter ATP-binding protein, with protein MTEVSMAKEDVASTADLVVLKSVNKHFGALHVLQDIELTITRGEVVVVIGPSGSGKSTLCRTINRLETIDSGTITIDGKPLPQEGRELARLRADVGMVFQSFNLFAHKTVLENVMLGQVKVRRTDRKKAEERARELLDRVGVGAQADKYPAQLSGGQQQRVAIARALAMDPKVMLFDEPTSALDPEMINEVLEVMQQLARDGMTMVVVTHEMGFARSAANRVVFMADGRIIEQAAPDQFFSNPRSDRARDFLSKILHH; from the coding sequence ATGACCGAAGTATCGATGGCCAAGGAAGACGTGGCCTCGACCGCCGATCTGGTCGTCCTGAAGAGCGTCAACAAGCACTTCGGCGCGTTGCACGTACTCCAGGACATCGAGTTGACGATCACCCGCGGCGAGGTCGTCGTGGTCATCGGGCCCTCCGGGTCCGGGAAGTCCACCCTGTGCCGCACCATCAACCGCCTGGAGACCATCGATTCGGGCACCATCACGATCGACGGCAAGCCGCTGCCCCAGGAGGGCAGGGAGCTGGCCCGGCTGCGCGCCGACGTCGGCATGGTGTTCCAGTCCTTCAACCTCTTCGCGCACAAGACCGTGCTCGAGAACGTGATGCTCGGCCAGGTCAAGGTCCGCCGCACGGACAGGAAGAAGGCCGAGGAGCGGGCCCGCGAGCTGCTCGACCGGGTCGGAGTGGGCGCGCAGGCCGACAAGTACCCCGCGCAGCTCTCCGGTGGCCAGCAGCAGCGCGTGGCCATCGCGCGGGCGCTGGCCATGGACCCGAAGGTCATGCTGTTCGACGAGCCGACCTCCGCGCTCGACCCGGAGATGATCAACGAGGTGCTGGAGGTCATGCAGCAACTCGCCCGGGACGGCATGACGATGGTCGTCGTCACCCACGAGATGGGCTTCGCCCGATCGGCTGCAAACCGGGTGGTCTTCATGGCCGACGGCCGGATCATCGAACAGGCTGCGCCCGACCAGTTCTTCAGCAACCCGCGCAGCGACCGGGCCAGGGACTTCCTTTCGAAGATCCTGCACCACTGA
- a CDS encoding glutamate ABC transporter substrate-binding protein, with amino-acid sequence MKLRKATAASAVVLALALSATACGSNDKKDEGSSGGGGKIKVGIKFDQPGLGLKQPDGSFSGFDVDVATYVAKELGYKPDQIEWVETKSADRENALARGDVKFIVATYSINDERKQKVDFAGPYLLAHQDLLVKADSDISKGTDLNDKKRKLCSVTGSTSAQNVQKSIAPKANLREYGGYSECVAGLQSGAVDALTTDDSILAGFASQDKYKGQFKLAGLKLSNENYGIGVKKGDTATVDKINSALEKMVGDGSWDSAIKKNLGPANYNNEPAPKIGDIVK; translated from the coding sequence ATGAAGCTCCGCAAGGCCACCGCCGCCTCGGCCGTCGTCCTCGCCCTCGCCCTCTCGGCGACGGCGTGCGGCTCGAACGACAAGAAGGACGAGGGATCGTCGGGCGGTGGCGGCAAGATCAAGGTCGGCATCAAGTTCGACCAGCCCGGCCTCGGTCTGAAGCAGCCCGACGGCTCGTTCTCCGGTTTCGACGTGGACGTGGCCACCTACGTGGCCAAGGAACTCGGCTACAAGCCCGACCAGATCGAGTGGGTCGAGACCAAGAGCGCCGACCGTGAGAACGCGCTGGCCCGCGGCGACGTGAAGTTCATCGTGGCCACGTACTCGATCAACGACGAGCGCAAGCAGAAGGTCGACTTCGCCGGGCCGTACCTGCTGGCCCACCAGGACCTTCTGGTCAAGGCGGACTCGGACATCTCCAAGGGCACGGACCTCAACGACAAGAAGCGGAAGCTGTGTTCCGTGACCGGCTCCACCTCGGCGCAGAACGTGCAGAAGTCGATCGCCCCGAAGGCCAACCTGCGTGAGTACGGCGGCTACTCGGAGTGCGTCGCCGGCCTGCAGAGCGGTGCCGTCGACGCGCTGACCACCGACGACTCGATCCTCGCGGGCTTCGCCTCCCAGGACAAGTACAAGGGCCAGTTCAAGCTCGCCGGGCTCAAGCTGAGCAACGAGAACTACGGCATCGGTGTCAAGAAGGGCGACACCGCGACCGTGGACAAGATCAACTCCGCGCTGGAGAAGATGGTCGGCGACGGCTCGTGGGATTCCGCGATCAAGAAGAACCTCGGCCCGGCGAACTACAACAACGAGCCCGCCCCGAAGATCGGCGACATCGTCAAGTGA
- a CDS encoding amino acid ABC transporter permease, with protein sequence MFDFLQGYDVLGAFWMTVKLTVLSALGSLVWGTLLAAMRVSPVPVMRGFGTAYVNIFRNIPLTVLIVFTSIGLADTFGVTMGASDFKVQGFRLAVLGLVAYHAAFVCEALRSGINTVPVGQAEAARAIGLNFSQTLRLIVLPQAFRAVIGPLANVLIALTKNTTVAAAIGVAEAAYLMKKMIENEAQTLAIGAVFALGFVVLTLPVGLFLGWLGKRLAVKR encoded by the coding sequence GTGTTCGACTTTCTTCAAGGTTACGACGTCCTAGGGGCGTTCTGGATGACGGTGAAACTCACCGTCCTCTCCGCCCTGGGCTCGCTGGTCTGGGGCACCCTGCTGGCCGCGATGCGGGTCAGTCCGGTTCCGGTGATGCGCGGCTTCGGCACCGCATACGTCAACATCTTCCGGAACATCCCCTTGACGGTGCTCATCGTCTTCACCTCCATCGGCCTCGCCGACACCTTCGGGGTGACGATGGGCGCGTCCGACTTCAAAGTCCAGGGCTTCCGGCTGGCGGTGCTCGGGCTCGTCGCCTACCACGCGGCCTTCGTCTGCGAGGCGCTGCGCTCCGGCATCAACACCGTGCCGGTCGGACAGGCGGAGGCGGCACGCGCGATCGGGCTCAACTTCAGCCAGACCCTGCGCCTCATCGTGCTGCCGCAGGCGTTCCGCGCGGTGATCGGACCGCTGGCCAACGTACTGATCGCACTGACCAAGAACACGACCGTGGCGGCCGCGATCGGTGTGGCCGAGGCCGCCTACCTGATGAAGAAGATGATCGAGAACGAGGCCCAGACGCTCGCCATCGGCGCCGTCTTCGCCCTCGGGTTCGTGGTCCTGACCCTGCCCGTCGGCCTCTTCCTCGGCTGGCTCGGCAAGCGACTGGCGGTGAAGCGATGA
- a CDS encoding amino acid ABC transporter permease: MSSVLYDAPGPRAKRRNVILSVVFVALLALLVWWIWSTMNDKGQLKWALWQPFSTSAAWTTYLLPGLGNTLKAAALAMVIALPLGALFGIARLSDHRWIRVPAGVVVEVFRAIPVLLLMLFANEFYVRSTGIASDERPLYAVVTGLVLYNASVLAEVVRAGILALPKGQTEAAYAIGLRKGQTMSGILLPQAVTVMLPAIVSQLVVIVKDTALGGVMLGFTELLNSRSTLAANYANVIASFIVVAVIFILLNFALTSFASWLERRLRRSKRSTGVVLAADDEEVNPAQVGGTYGTGTGGSI, translated from the coding sequence ATGAGTTCCGTGCTCTACGACGCCCCCGGCCCCCGGGCCAAGCGGCGCAATGTGATCCTCTCCGTCGTCTTCGTCGCCCTGCTCGCACTGCTCGTGTGGTGGATCTGGTCGACGATGAACGACAAGGGCCAGCTCAAGTGGGCCCTGTGGCAACCCTTCTCCACCTCCGCGGCCTGGACGACGTACCTGCTGCCCGGCCTCGGCAACACCCTGAAGGCCGCGGCGCTCGCCATGGTCATCGCCCTTCCGCTGGGCGCGCTCTTCGGCATAGCCCGGCTGTCCGACCACCGGTGGATCCGGGTTCCGGCCGGTGTGGTGGTCGAGGTCTTCCGGGCGATCCCGGTACTGCTGCTGATGCTGTTCGCCAACGAGTTCTACGTCCGCTCCACGGGCATCGCCAGCGACGAGCGCCCCCTCTACGCGGTCGTCACCGGCCTGGTGCTCTACAACGCCTCGGTTCTTGCCGAGGTCGTACGGGCCGGCATCCTGGCCCTCCCCAAGGGGCAGACGGAGGCCGCCTACGCGATCGGTCTGCGCAAGGGCCAGACGATGAGCGGCATCCTGCTCCCGCAGGCGGTCACCGTCATGCTGCCGGCCATCGTCAGCCAGCTGGTCGTCATCGTGAAGGACACCGCGCTGGGCGGCGTGATGCTCGGCTTCACCGAACTGCTGAACTCCCGCAGCACGCTCGCGGCCAACTACGCCAACGTCATCGCCAGCTTCATCGTGGTGGCCGTCATCTTCATCCTGCTCAACTTCGCCCTCACCAGCTTCGCGAGCTGGCTCGAGCGCAGGCTGCGCCGGAGCAAGCGGAGCACCGGCGTCGTCCTCGCCGCGGACGACGAGGAGGTCAACCCCGCCCAGGTCGGCGGCACCTACGGAACGGGTACGGGCGGCTCGATCTGA